A section of the Echeneis naucrates chromosome 12, fEcheNa1.1, whole genome shotgun sequence genome encodes:
- the myo1hb gene encoding unconventional myosin-Ih, protein MEASLTARDRVGIQDFVLLDAYTSESAFLDNLRKRFHENFIYTYIGTLLVSVNPYKDLDIYSKKQMDTYMGVNFFELPPHIYALADNVFRTMLSEFNNHFILISGESGAGKTEASKKILQFYAVSCPSTTLLNNVRDRLLLSNPVLEAFGNAKTLKNDNSSRFGKYMDIQFDHQGGAVGGHIINYLLEKSRVVHQNHGERNFHIFYQLVEGGDEELLRWLGLERNCQHYRYLVQGDCAKVSSINDKSDWKTVRKALSVTEFSESDMEHLFGIIASVLHLGNIKFEADARGYAALNNNQEMLWVTKLLGIPAQVLEQGLTHRKIEARTEEVLSPFSVDHAVYARDALAKAIYGRTFNWLVNKINESLANKDSSRKMVIGLLDIYGFEVFNVNSFEQFCINYCNEKLQQLFIELTLKSEQEEYEMEGIEWEPVPYFNNKIICELVEEKHRGIISLLDEECLRPGEATDVTFLEKMEEKISGHPHFLTHKLADQKTRKTLDRGDFRLLHYAGEVTYCVLGFLDKNNDLLYRNGKEVMRQSKNAIVKHCFPSTEPDSKRRPETVVTQFKSSLVGLTEILMSKEPWYIRCIKPNEAKQPGCFDDVLVRHQVKYLGLMEHLRVRRAGFAYRRKYEIFLQRYKPLSPDTWPNWKGTAAEGVRCLIKHLGYKSDEYKMGRTKIFIRHPRTLFATEDAFQVCKHKLATRIQAKYKGYKVKGDYLKQREAATKIENCWRGLMARKEREKRTWAVKVIKRFIKGFITRNQPACIDNSEYLAYVRQSYLTRLKENLPKTILEKDSWLTPPPIMQEVSQLLKKLYIRHLVQKYVRGITPQKKAQLLLKAQTSALFKGKKENYPFSVCRPFLDTRISVEDINIKVLQMICHEQIKYSVPVVKYDRNGFRPRLRQLIFTQEAAYLLEEAKIKQRIDYSSLKGVSVSNLSDNFLILHVTCDDIKQKGDLVLQCDYLFEALTKLCAFANKQNCIKVVQGSVRFDIQPGREGFVDFKSGQESMVYRAKNGHLMVESTRTKSR, encoded by the exons ATGGAGGCCTCTCTAACAGCAAGGGATCGTGTGGGAATCCAAGATTTTGTTCTCTTGGACGCCTACACGAGTGAGAGTGCCTTCCTGGATAACTTGAGGAAACGCTTCCACGAGAATTTCATTTAC ACCTACATCGGGACTCTCCTAGTGTCAGTCAACCCATACAAAGATTTAGACATCTACAGCAAGAAGCAGATGGACACCTACATGGGAGTCAACTTCTTTGAACTGCCACCTCATAT TTATGCCCTGGCAGACAACGTCTTCCGCACGATGCTGTCTGAGTTCAACAACCACTTCATCCTGATCTCAGGGGAGAGCGGGGCTGGGAAGACTGAGGCCTCCAAGAAAATCCTTCAGTTCTATGCTGTCAGCTGTCCAAGTACCACACTCCTGAACAATGTTCGGGACAGACTGCTTCTATCCAACCCAGTGCTTGAA GCATTTGGAAATGCCAAAACCCTGAAGAATGACAACTCGAGCCGCTTTGGGAAATACATGGACATCCAGTTCGACCACCAG GGCGGTGCAGTTGGTGGCCACATCATCAATTACCTGTTAGAAAAGTCCCGTGTTGTCCACCAGAACCACGGAGAGAGAAACTTCCACATCTTCTATCAGCTGGTGGAGGGAGGTGATGAGGAACTTCTCCGCTGGCTTGGCCTGGAGAGAAACTGTCAGCACTACAGATATCTGGTGCAG GGTGATTGTGCCAAAGTTAGCTCTATCAATGATAAAAGCGACTGGAAGACAGTGCGAAAAGCCCTCTCTGTCACAGAGTTCAGCGAGAGTGATATGGAG CACCTGTTTGGAATTATTGCCAGTGTCCTCCACCTGGGGAATATTAAATTTGAAGCAGATGCACGAGGATATGCTGCGCTCAACAACAACCAGGAGATGCTCTGGGTGACAAAG TTGCTGGGTATTCCTGCTCAGGTGCTTGAACAGGGCTTGACCCACAGGAAGATTGAAGCCAGAACAGAGGAG GTGTTGAGTCCCTTCTCTGTGGACCATGCAGTTTATGCTAGGGATGCCCTTGCCAAAGCCATCTATGGTCGTACTTTCAACTGGCTGGTTAACAAAATCAATGAATCTTTAGCTAATAAG GATTCCTCCAGAAAGATGGTGATTGGTCTGCTGGACATCTACGGCTTTGAGGTTTTCAACGTGAACag cttcGAGCAGTTCTGCATTAATTATTGCaatgagaagctgcagcagcttttcatCGAACTAACCCTCAAAtcagagcaggaggagtacGAGATGGAGGGGATTGAA TGGGAACCAGTGCCATACTTCAACAACAAGATCATTTGTGAACTTGTGGAGGAGAAGCACAGAGGAATCATCTCACTGTTG GATGAGGAATGTTTACGCCCTGGAGAAGCCACAGATGTCACCTTTCTGGagaagatggaagaaaagaTCAGCGGTCACCCTCATTTTCTCAC ACATAAACTTGCGGACCAAAAGACGAGAAAAACACTGGACAGAGGAGATTTTCGCCTCTTGCACTACGCTGGGGAAGTTACCTACTGTGTCCTTG GGTTCCTGGACAAAAACAATGATCTGCTGTATCGAAATGGGAAAGAG GTCATGCGACAGTCCAAAAATGCCATCGTCAAACACTGCTTTCCCTCTACTGAACCGGACAGCAAGAGGAGACCTGAAACT GTGGTAACTCAGTTTAAGAGCAGCCTGGTGGGCCTGACAGAGATCTTGATGTCCAAAGAGCCGTGGTATATCCGCTGCATTAAGCCCAATGAAGCCAAGCAGCCAG GATGCTTTGATGATGTGCTGGTAAGACATCAGGTGAAGTACCTGGGGTTGATGGAGCACCTCAGGGTCAGGCGTGCTGGCTTTGCTTACCGCCGCAAATATGAGATCTTCCTCCAGAG GTATAAGCCGCTGAGTCCAGACACCTGGCCCAACTGGAAAGGTACAGCAGCAGAAGGTGTGCGCTGCCTGATCAAACACCTCGGCTACAAATCTGATGAGTATAAGATGGGCAG GACAAAGATCTTCATTCGACACCCTAGGACTCTGTTTGCAACAGAGGACGCCTTTCAGGTCTGCAAACATAAGCTAG CAACAAGGATTCAGGCCAAGTACAAAGGCTACAAGGTGAAAGGAGACTacctgaaacagagagaagcgG CCACTAAAATTGAAAATTGCTGGAGAGGTCTGATGGCCAGGAAGGAGCGAGAAAAGAGAACTTGGGCTGTCAAGGTCATCAAGAG ATTCATTAAAGGTTTCATAACCCGAAATCAACCAGCTTGCATCGACAACAGTGAGTACCTGGCATATGTGAGGCAGAGCTATCTCACAAGACTGAAAGAAAACCTTCCCAAAACCATCCTGGAGAAAGACTCCTGGCTCACCCCTCCACCTATCATGCaggag GTGTCCCAGCTCTTGAAGAAGCTCTACATTCGCCACCTGGTGCAGAAGTACGTTCGGGGAATCACTCCTCAGAAGAAAGCTCAG CTTTTGTTAAAAGCACAGACAAGCGCCTTGTtcaaaggaaagaaggagaacTACCCCTTCAGCGTGTGCAGACCATTCCTGGACACCAGGATAA GTGTGGAAGACATAAACATCAAAGTGCTTCAGATGATTTGTCACGAGCAAATCAAG TACAGTGTGCCAGTGGTGAAATACGACAGGAATGGGTTTAGACCTCGTCTCCGCCAGCTCATCTTCACTCAGGAAGCTGCGTACCTTTTGGAAGAGGCCAAGATCAAGCAGCGGATAGATTACAGCTCGCTTAAAG GCGTGTCAGTGAGCAACCTGAGTGACAACTTCCTGATCCTTCATGTCACATGTGACGACATCAAGCAAAAG GGCGATCTGGTTCTGCAGTGTGACTACTTGTTTGAGGCTCTGACCAAGCTGTGCGCTTTTGCCAACAAGCAGAACTGCATCAAAGTGGTCCAGGGCAG TGTGCGATTTGACATCCAGCCTGGCAGGGAGGGGTTTGTCGACTTCAAGAGCGGTCAGGAGTCCATGGTCTACAGGGCAAAGAATGGCCACCTGATGGTG GAGTCAACGAGAACCAAGTCAAGATGA
- the svopb gene encoding synaptic vesicle 2-related protein codes for MDIWNKPAEIIYRRFKSRDQRCEADFMGYGDESQNTDSEICTITSTRVDPAAGQPGATCGANKPEETFTVDDALEAIGFGKFQWKLSLFSGLSWVADAMEMMILSILGPQIHCEWRLPSYQVALITSVVFIGMGLSSPVWGNVSDKYGRKIGLTVCMCWTLYYGLLSAFAPVYGWLLFLRGLVGFGIGGAPQSVTFYSEFLPVKARGMCIMLMAVFWAAGAVLEVLLALWIMPTLGWRWLLGLSTIPMAIFVCFSFWLPESPRFDVLMGRREKAIRTLTYIAKDNGKTLPQGRLVAYTQTSCGKIQDLFTPQYRRTTFLLWFIWFANAFSYYGIILLTTEMFQAGDSCGATQGAKIEPSCSLECKYLTTVDYKDLLWTTLAEFPGLLVTLLAVECIGRKKSMAICFFMFCLFILPLYACIGRTALTVFIFIARAFVSGGFQVVFVYTPEVFPTENRAFAMGTCSAMGRVGALITSFVAQVMLRKSVYLTLSVYCGCCLLATIASLWLPIETLGRGLQESGLHQEVSRQTTNTTCRANATAQMSVQR; via the exons ATGGATATTTGGAACAAACCGGCTGAGATCATTTACCGGCGTTTTAAGAGTCGCGATCAAAG ATGTGAGGCGGATTTTATGGGATATGGCGATGAGTCCCAGAACACAGACAGTGAGATCTGCACTATAACCTCCACCAGAGTGGACCCAGCAGCCGGACAGCCTGGGGCCACATGTGGAGCCAACAAACCTGAAG AAACCTTTACAGTGGACGATGCCCTGGAGGCTATTGGTTTTGGAAAGTTCCAGTGGAAGCTCTCGCTCTTCAGTGGACTGTCGTGG GTGGCAGACGCCATGGAAATGATGATCCTCAGCATCTTGGGCCCCCAGATACACTGTGAGTGGAGGCTTCCCAGCTATCAGGTGGCACTCATTACATCG GTGGTGTTTATTGGGATGGGGCTCAGTTCACCTGTATGGGGGAATGTGTCTGACAAGTATGGCAGAAAAATT GGTCTGACAGTTTGTATGTGCTGGACTCTGTACTATGGCCTGTTGAGTGCCTTTGCTCCAGTGTATGGCTGGCTCTTGTTCCTGCGGGGCCTCGTCGGCTTTGGCATCGGAGGAGCGCCTCAGTC AGTGACATTCTACTCTGAATTCCTCCCTGTGAAGGCGAGAGGCATGTGCATCATGCTGATGGCG GTGTTTTGGGCAGCTGGCGCTGTGCTTGAGGTCCTCCTGGCCCTCTGGATAATGCCCACTCTCGGCTGGAGGTGGTTGCTTGGCCTGTCCACTATACCCATGGCAATCTTTGTTTGCTTCTCCTTT TGGCTGCCCGAAAGTCCGCGTTTCGACGTGCTGatgggaagaagagaaaaggccATTAGAACTTTGACATACATTGCTAAAGATAATGGAAAAACTCTGCCTCAAGGGCGACTGGTAGCTTATACACAG ACTAGCTGTGGAAAAATCCAAGATCTCTTCACCCCTCAGTATAGGAGGACCACCTTTCTCCTTTGGTTTATATG GTTTGCAAACGCATTTTCCTACTATGGCATAATCCTGTTGACAACGGAGATGTTCCAAGCTGGAGATTCATGTGGGG CAACTCAAGGGGCCAAAATTGAACCAAGCTGCAGTCTGGAATGCAAATATTTGACAACGGTTGACTACAAAGATCTTTTATGGACGACCTTGGCTGAATTTCCAG gcCTTTTAGTTACGCTTCTGGCAGTTGAGTGTATTGGCAGGAAGAAGAGCATGGCAATTTGtttcttcatgttttgtttgttcattctgCCTTTATATGCTTGTATTGGGAG GACGGCTCTAACAGTCTTCATCTTTATTGCCAGAGCCTTTGTCTCTGGAGGATTCCAAGTAGTTTTTGTTTACACACCAGAG GTGTTTCCTACAGAAAATCGAGCCTTCGCAATGGGGACTTGCAGTGCGATGGGCAGGGTGGGTGCCCTGATCACCTCATTTGTGGCCCAG GTGATGCTGAGAAAATCGGTGTATTTGACCCTGTCGGTGTACTGTGGCTGTTGTCTCCTGGCTACCATCGCGTCTCTGTGGCTTCCCATTGAGACATTAGGCCGGGGACTGCAGGAGTCCGGTCTTCACCAGGAAGTCAGCAGGCAGACAACCAACACAACCTGCCGTGCAAATGCTACAGCACAAATGTCAGTCCAAAggtga
- the LOC115052334 gene encoding sushi domain-containing protein 2 produces the protein MEGFSAIILFLLVSCISRALGQTCEGNCGNTLDLCSCHPTCKSLKNCCADYKEYCVELFPYSGTSFGGTDFVVLDTTFNKSSQIVCRFNNETNTLGYVDDSSRGHCISPLLYQTGWVPLHISSDNGTTFTRVGSWLSVHTGKLDPKFKAVLVNSTKWQYYGTPNVGGSLEMTWNISLVRSERVNIELWGYRETGEPYSNLWRGEWQYLYSLTKDHSNNGSFSFTPKPAENGFSSWELGSLRVSPSTYPDGVWNVQAAWTEDHALAWHLEEKFRQNSSAWALEKCLAWDQLEAQLPSFLSEIIDCPCTLAQARADTGRFHTDYGCDIEKGSVCTYHPGSVHCVRAIQASPMYAAGQQCCYDSTGAQVLTADSIGGSTPDRAHDWGSPPYRRPPRIPGQSHWVYDVLSFYYCCLWSDNCNYYFKHRPSSDCRRYKSPSTAVVFGDPHFITFDGVSYSFNGKGEYTLVSTEKKQLTIQGRTEVVNGTIKATMLSAVAMKEGFSDVIEVRPDSSHSSLQVLQNQKSLSFAEQTWMDLHGVFVFSPTLTNVTVMFPSGAGVEVRLRGRTMTTTVLLPEEFRDSTLGLLGKMNGDAADDLALSNGQLVQNHSNPEEVFGFGASWAISNSSALFTYDSEDLLNTYFYAPRHDPTFIPVFSVPESPDDPLNNQASKICSGEGSEFCRYDILVGRSPTMGNATRLSFQSHISLVDDLRPVVSCGWLSPPVNGKKEGTTYLQGAKVQLFCSDGYALQGSAERVCQENGLWSGEETSCVVPSNVTGIVVGSVVGAAALIVIITTIVLCSRKQKR, from the exons ATGGAAGGATTTTCAGCAATAATACTTTTCCTTCTGGTGTCATGTATCAGCAGAGCATTAG GACAGACATGTGAAGGAAACTGTGGAAATACATTAGACCTCTGTTCATGTCACCCGACATGCAAATCTCTGAAGAACTGCTGCGCAGACTATAAAGAGTATTGTGTGGAACTCTTTCCATATTCTGGGACTTCTTTTGGTGGGACAGATTTTGTTGTCCTTGATACAACATTCAATAAGAGCTCCCAGATTGTTTGCAG GTTTAATAATGAGACCAATACTTTGGGTTATGtggatgacagcagcagaggccaCTGTATCTCCCCTCTACTCTATCAAACAGGATGGGTCCCTTTGCACATCTCTTCAGATAATGGCACCACATTTACCAGAGTTGGTTCTTGGCTTTCAG TGCATACTGGCAAGTTAGATCCGAAGTTCAAGGCAGTTCTGGTCAACTCAACAAAATGGCAGTACTACGGCACGCCCAATGTTGGAGGCTCTCTGGAGATGACTTGGAACATCTCTTTGGTCAGATCTGAGAGGGTCAATATAGAGCTCTGGGGATACAGGGAGACAG GAGAGCCCTATTCAAACCTCTGGCGGGGTGAGTGGCAATATTTGTACTCCCTCACAAAGGATCATTCCAACAACGGTTCCTTCAGCTTTACACCCAAACCAGCAGAGAACGGATTTTCAAGCTGGGAGCTCGGCTCTCTGCGTGTAAGCCCCAGCACCTACCCTGATGGCGTGTG gaATGTCCAAGCTGCATGGACAGAGGATCATGCTTTAGCTTGGCACCTTGAGGAGAAGTTCAGGCAGAACTCAAGCGCTTGGGCCTTGGAGAAATGTTTAGCATGGGACCAGCTGGAAGCTCAGCTGCCTTCCTTCCTCAGTGAGATCATTGACTGTCCCTGCACCCTGGCTCAGGCAAGAGCGGACACTGGGAGGTTTCAT aCTGATTATGGCTGTGACATTGAAAAGGGGAGTGTGTGCACATACCACCCTGGGAGTGTACACTGTGTGAGGGCCATACAGGCCAG TCCCATGTATGCAGCAGGACAACAGTGTTGTTATGACAGCACTGGTGCTCAGGTCCTGACAGCAGACTCAATTGGGGGCAGTACTCCAGACCGAGCACACGACTGGGGCTCACCCCCCTACAGGAGACCTCCTCGAATTCCCGGACAGTCCCACTGGGTCTACGACGTCCTCAGCTTCTACTACTGCTGCCTGTGGTCCGACAACTGCAACTACTACTTCAAGCACAGGCCTTCAAGTGACTGCAGGCGCTACAAGTCTCCCAGCACAG CCGTGGTGTTTGGAGATCCACACTTCATAACATTTGACGGCGTCAGCTATTCCTTCAACGGCAAAGGAGAATACACGTTGGTCAGCACGGAGAAGAAACAGCTCACAATCCAAGGCCGAACAGAAGTGGTGAACG GAACAATAAAAGCAACGATGCTATCAGCTGTGGCCATGAAGGAGGGATTCTCTGATGTTATTGAGGTGCGGCCTGACAGCAGTCACAGCAGCCTTCAAGTGTTGCAGAATCAAAAAAGCCTCTCTTTTGCTGAGCAGACCTGGATGGACCTGCACG gtgtgtttgtgttttctccgACCTTGACGAATGTGACAGTGATGTTTCCCTCTGGAGCCGGCGTGGAGGTGCGACTGAGAGGGAGAACCATGACAACGACTGTGCTTTTACCAGAAGAGTTCAGAGACTCCACTCTGGGATTGCTGGGAAAGATGAATGGAGATGCCGCAGACGACCTCGCTCTCAGCAACGGTCAACTTGTGCAGAACCACAGCAATCCGGAGGAGGTGTTCGGATTCGGGGCCAGCT ggGCCATATCCAACAGCTCTGCCCTGTTCACATACGATTCAGAAGATCTGTTGAACACATATTTCTATGCTCCCAGACATGACCCCACTTTTATCCCAGTGTTTTCTGTTCCTGAGAGTCCAGATGACCCATTAAATAATCAGGCATCCAAGATCTGCTCAGGGGAGGGATCTGAGTTCTGTag ATACGACATCCTGGTGGGTCGCAGTCCAACAATGGGAAATGCTACCAGGTTGTCCTTCCAGAGTCACATTTCTCTTGTAGATGATCTAAGGCCAG TGGTGTCCTGTGGGTGGCTTTCGCCACCGGTTAATGGGAAGAAGGAGGGGACCACATATTTACAGGGAGCTAAGGTTCAGCTTTTCTGCAGTGATGGCTACGCTCTTCAGGGATCAGCAGAGCGTGTTTGCCAGGAAAACGGCCTGTGGTCTGGAGAGGAGACAAGCTGCGTGGTTCCCa GTAATGTCACAGGGATTGTGGTTGGTTCGGTCGTTGGAGCTGCGGCATTGATTGTAATTATAACAACAATTGTACTCTGctccagaaaacagaaaaggtga